In a genomic window of Nocardiopsis mwathae:
- a CDS encoding MgtC/SapB family protein translates to MQDLSVQGWEQLAALLLALVLCSLIGLERQFRQKSAGLRTHTLVGLGAALFIVVGKYGFGDVLTRPDVVLDPSRVAAQIVSGVGFIGAGLVFVRRDIVRGLTTAAAVWLSAAVGTAAGAGLWVVAIAVTTAYFVVAFCYPWILRWGAQAQPATSLIHVGYEGGRGVLRSIVTQATRSGFVIQAVRSQRAEDGRPGPAVIDLVMRVQGKGDVNELAADLWETPGVHRIDVGPDEEDVQE, encoded by the coding sequence ATGCAGGACCTGTCCGTCCAAGGGTGGGAGCAGCTTGCGGCGCTGCTCCTCGCGCTCGTCCTGTGCTCCCTGATCGGCCTGGAGCGCCAGTTCCGGCAGAAGAGCGCCGGGCTGCGCACGCACACGCTGGTCGGGCTCGGCGCCGCACTGTTCATCGTCGTGGGCAAGTACGGCTTCGGCGACGTGCTGACCAGGCCGGACGTGGTGCTCGACCCGTCGCGTGTCGCCGCCCAGATCGTCTCGGGCGTCGGCTTCATCGGCGCCGGCCTGGTCTTCGTCCGCCGGGACATCGTGCGCGGGCTGACCACGGCGGCGGCGGTGTGGCTGTCGGCGGCCGTCGGCACCGCGGCCGGAGCCGGACTCTGGGTCGTCGCGATCGCGGTGACCACCGCCTACTTCGTGGTCGCCTTCTGCTACCCGTGGATCCTGCGGTGGGGGGCGCAGGCCCAGCCGGCCACCTCGCTGATCCACGTCGGCTACGAGGGCGGGCGCGGGGTACTGCGGTCGATCGTCACCCAGGCCACCCGGAGCGGTTTCGTCATCCAGGCCGTGCGCAGCCAGCGCGCCGAAGACGGGCGCCCCGGCCCGGCCGTCATCGACTTAGTGATGCGGGTCCAGGGCAAGGGCGACGTCAACGAGCTGGCCGCGGACCTGTGGGAGACCCCGGGGGTCCACCGCATCGACGTCGGCCCCGATGAGGAGGACGTCCAGGAGTAG
- a CDS encoding glycoside hydrolase family 15 protein, which translates to MSGWIEDYALIGDMETAALVGRDGSIDWLCLPHFDSPACFAAILGDEQNGNWWIRPASGGTHATRRRYRHETLILESDWDTPEGSVRVIDFMPPRGGAPHIVRIVVGLRGTVRMSTALRLRFDYGNVVPWIRRNGTELVAVAGPDSVWLSSPVPMEGHNFSHDASFTVSEGQRVPFVMTWHPSQTEESDHLDAEKALSRTERFWRSWVEQCSYEGDYRDSVVRSLITLKALTYRPTGGIVAAPTTSLPEEIGGVRNWDYRYCWLRDATITLEALIRSGYSDEANAWREWLVRAVAGEPQHMQIMYGVRGERRLAEWEADWLPGYENSRPVRIGNAAVGQYQLDVYGEVMDVLHLARTSGLHAGEHVWGLQRSLVNYLEWCWDEPDEGLWEVRGPRQHFVHSKVMAWVAADRAVRAIEEFGKEGPIERWKALRETIHAEVCEYGYDSRRNTFTQYYGSKELDAALLLLPEMGFLPYDDPRIIGTIEAIRDDLMIDGFVMRYHTDREDAADKLPGDEGAFLACSFWMANALLSIGREKEARDLFDRLLSLRNDVGLLAEEFDPKQGRQVGNFPQAFSHVPLVTTALNLSRHDGHRRGGN; encoded by the coding sequence GTGTCAGGCTGGATTGAAGACTACGCGCTGATCGGCGACATGGAGACCGCCGCGCTGGTCGGGCGCGACGGCTCCATCGACTGGCTGTGCCTCCCCCACTTCGATTCGCCCGCGTGCTTCGCGGCCATCCTCGGCGACGAGCAGAACGGCAACTGGTGGATCCGCCCCGCCAGCGGGGGGACCCACGCGACGCGCCGCCGCTACCGGCACGAGACGCTCATTCTGGAGAGCGACTGGGACACCCCGGAGGGCAGCGTCCGGGTCATCGACTTCATGCCGCCGCGCGGCGGCGCCCCGCACATCGTCCGCATCGTCGTCGGCCTGCGCGGCACGGTGCGGATGAGCACCGCGCTGCGCCTCCGCTTCGACTACGGCAACGTCGTCCCCTGGATCCGCCGCAACGGCACCGAACTCGTCGCGGTCGCCGGCCCCGACTCCGTCTGGCTCAGCTCGCCGGTCCCGATGGAGGGCCACAACTTCTCCCACGACGCGTCCTTCACCGTCAGCGAGGGACAGCGGGTCCCCTTCGTCATGACCTGGCACCCCTCGCAGACCGAGGAGTCCGACCACCTCGACGCCGAGAAAGCGCTCTCCCGCACCGAGCGCTTCTGGCGGAGCTGGGTGGAGCAGTGCTCCTACGAGGGCGACTACCGCGACAGCGTGGTCCGCTCGCTCATCACGCTCAAGGCCCTGACCTACCGCCCGACCGGCGGCATCGTCGCCGCGCCCACCACCTCCCTTCCCGAGGAGATCGGCGGGGTCCGCAACTGGGACTACCGCTACTGCTGGCTGCGCGACGCCACCATCACCTTGGAGGCGCTGATCCGCAGCGGCTACAGCGACGAGGCGAACGCGTGGCGCGAGTGGCTCGTGCGCGCGGTCGCCGGGGAGCCGCAGCACATGCAGATCATGTACGGGGTGCGCGGCGAGCGGCGGCTCGCCGAATGGGAGGCCGACTGGCTGCCCGGCTACGAGAACTCACGCCCGGTGCGCATCGGCAATGCGGCCGTGGGCCAGTACCAACTCGACGTCTACGGCGAGGTCATGGACGTCCTGCACCTCGCCCGCACCTCCGGGCTGCACGCGGGTGAGCACGTGTGGGGCCTGCAGCGGTCCCTGGTGAACTACCTCGAATGGTGCTGGGACGAACCGGACGAGGGCCTGTGGGAAGTCCGCGGCCCCCGCCAGCACTTCGTGCACTCCAAGGTGATGGCCTGGGTCGCCGCCGACCGCGCCGTCCGCGCGATCGAGGAGTTCGGCAAGGAGGGCCCGATCGAGCGGTGGAAGGCGCTGCGCGAGACCATCCACGCCGAGGTGTGCGAATACGGCTACGACTCCCGGCGCAACACCTTCACCCAGTACTACGGCAGCAAGGAGCTCGACGCCGCGCTGCTGCTCCTGCCGGAGATGGGGTTCCTGCCCTACGACGACCCCCGCATCATCGGCACCATCGAGGCCATCCGCGACGACCTGATGATCGACGGCTTCGTGATGCGGTACCACACCGACCGCGAGGACGCCGCCGACAAGCTGCCCGGCGACGAGGGCGCGTTCCTCGCGTGCAGCTTCTGGATGGCCAACGCGCTGCTGTCCATCGGACGGGAGAAGGAGGCGCGCGACCTCTTCGACCGACTGCTGTCGCTGCGCAACGACGTCGGCCTGCTCGCCGAGGAGTTCGATCCGAAGCAGGGACGCCAGGTGGGCAACTTCCCGCAGGCGTTCAGCCACGTGCCCCTGGTGACGACCGCGCTCAACCTCTCCCGCCACGACGGCCACCGCCGCGGCGGCAACTGA
- a CDS encoding DUF2975 domain-containing protein: MTTPSEQHPKTWLGPLEAVARLATLGCGLLLAMLVLLGGATVTGLIPYALGVEAHVPASQIDGLRADPGALAPGVAFDGDVGLTLTGATSGQVALSMLPTVSALLFVLAGATILRQALRSAMVEGPFTIGVADRLRRLGQLAVIGGLVHALIVTVTDALLFTTVLPSGHDGIAWSFNFPAPTIVFGFGMLAVSEIVRHGVHLREEVEGTV; encoded by the coding sequence ATGACCACGCCATCCGAACAACACCCGAAGACTTGGCTCGGCCCGCTGGAGGCCGTCGCCAGGCTCGCCACCCTGGGCTGCGGATTGCTGCTCGCGATGCTCGTACTGCTGGGCGGAGCCACCGTCACCGGCCTGATCCCCTATGCCCTGGGTGTCGAGGCCCATGTTCCCGCGAGCCAGATCGACGGCCTGCGCGCCGATCCCGGCGCGCTCGCGCCCGGTGTCGCCTTCGACGGCGACGTCGGCCTCACCCTGACCGGCGCCACCTCCGGACAGGTCGCGCTGTCCATGCTCCCCACCGTGTCAGCGCTGCTGTTCGTGCTCGCCGGGGCGACCATCCTCCGCCAGGCGCTCCGCTCGGCCATGGTTGAGGGACCGTTCACCATCGGAGTCGCCGACCGGCTGCGCCGACTGGGCCAGCTCGCTGTCATCGGCGGCCTGGTCCATGCCCTCATCGTTACCGTCACGGACGCGCTGCTGTTCACGACCGTCCTGCCGAGCGGCCACGACGGCATCGCGTGGTCGTTCAACTTCCCGGCGCCCACGATCGTTTTCGGATTCGGCATGCTGGCCGTCTCCGAGATCGTCCGGCACGGCGTGCACCTGCGCGAGGAAGTGGAGGGAA
- a CDS encoding Uma2 family endonuclease, with protein sequence MATVGDDKDPACGGSDMTTTPVVKRSAESASSKPKGVTWPVPPPDGYTAEDLDRIPDLPPHTELIDGSLVFVSPQKVFHMVTKHLLFARLDQAVPDHLLVAAEVTVTLGKRQRPEPDLLVLKADYENDLDQSNYTADAVELAIEIVSPDSEERDRERKPQLYAEAGIPHFWRIENDGGNPVVYVYELDPATKAYALTAIHRDRLKVTVPYDMDIDISEVTRRGRGRTVS encoded by the coding sequence ATGGCTACCGTGGGCGACGACAAGGATCCGGCATGCGGAGGCAGTGACATGACCACGACTCCTGTTGTCAAGCGATCAGCGGAGTCCGCGTCGTCCAAGCCGAAGGGGGTCACCTGGCCTGTCCCTCCTCCGGACGGCTACACCGCCGAAGACCTCGACCGGATTCCGGATCTCCCCCCCCACACAGAGCTCATCGACGGGAGTCTCGTCTTCGTGAGCCCCCAGAAGGTCTTCCATATGGTGACCAAGCACCTCTTGTTTGCGAGGCTGGACCAGGCCGTACCTGATCACCTGCTGGTCGCCGCCGAGGTCACCGTGACTCTGGGGAAGCGCCAGCGCCCTGAGCCGGATCTCCTCGTCCTCAAAGCCGACTACGAGAACGATCTGGATCAGTCCAACTACACGGCGGATGCGGTGGAGCTCGCCATCGAGATCGTGTCCCCTGACTCGGAGGAGCGCGACCGAGAGAGGAAGCCTCAGCTCTACGCGGAGGCAGGGATCCCCCACTTCTGGCGGATCGAGAACGACGGGGGCAACCCTGTGGTCTACGTCTACGAATTGGACCCAGCCACTAAGGCCTACGCCTTGACTGCAATCCACCGGGACCGGCTCAAGGTCACCGTCCCCTATGACATGGACATCGACATCAGTGAAGTCACCCGCAGGGGCCGCGGGAGGACCGTTTCCTGA